The Oryzias melastigma strain HK-1 linkage group LG6, ASM292280v2, whole genome shotgun sequence genome includes a window with the following:
- the ldha gene encoding L-lactate dehydrogenase A chain, which yields MSTQEKLLGRVMEEAPVGSRNKVTVVGVGMVGMASAVSVLLKDLCDELALVDVMEDKLKGEAMDLQHGALFLKTHKIVADKDYSVTANSKVVVVTAGARQQEGESRLNLVQRNVNIFKFIIPNIVKYSPNCILLVVSNPVDILTYVAWKLSGFPRHRVIGSGTNLDSARFRHLMGEKFQLHPSSCHGWIIGEHGDSSVAVWSGVNVAGVSLQKLNPKMGAEDDGERWKEVHKKVVDGAYEVIRLKGYTSWAIGMSVADLVESITKNLHRVHPVSTLVQGMHGVKDEVFLSVPCVLGSSGLTDVVHMTLKPEEEQQLMKSAETLWGVQKELTL from the exons ATGTCCACTCAGGAGAAACTCCTCGGCCGCGTGATGGAGGAGGCGCCTGTGGGCAGCAGGAACAAGGTGACGGTGGTGGGGGTCGGCATGGTGGGCATGGCGTCTGCGGTCAGCGTCCTGCTGAAG GACCTGTGTGACGAGCTGGCCCTGGTGGATGTGATGGAGGACAAGCTAAAGGGGGAGGCCATGGACCTGCAGCACGGTGCCCTCTTCCTGAAGACGCACAAGATCGTAGCAGACAAAG ACTACAGCGTGACCGCCAACTccaaggtggtggtggtgaccGCCGGCGCCCGCCAGCAGGAGGGCGAGAGCCGCCTGAACCTGGTGCAGCGCAACGTCAACATCTTCAAGTTCATCATCCCCAACATCGTCAAGTACAGCCCCAACTGCATCCTGCTGGTGGTCTCCAACCCCG TGGACATCCTGACCTACGTGGCGTGGAAGCTGAGCGGGTTCCCGCGGCACCGCGTCATAGGCTCCGGCACCAACCTGGACTCCGCCCGCTTCCGCCACCTGATGGGGGAGAAGTTTCAGCTCCACCCTTCCAGCTGCCACGGCTGGATCATCGGAGAGCACGGAGACTCCAGCG TGGCGGTGTGGAGCGGCGTGAACGTCGCGGGAGTGTCTCTGCAGAAGCTCAACCCCAAGATGGGCGCCGAGGATGACGGCGAGCGCTGGAAGGAGGTTCACAAGAAGGTGGTGGACGG GGCCTACGAGGTGATCCGGCTGAAGGGCTACACGTCCTGGGCTATCGGCATGTCTGTGGCGGACCTGGTGGAGAGCATCACGAAGAACCTGCACCGAGTGCACCCCGTGTCCACGCTGGTCCAG GGCATGCACGGCGTGAAGGACGAGGTCTTCCTCAGCGTGCCGTGCGTTCTGGGCAGCAGCGGCCTGACCGACGTGGTCCACATGACTCTGAAGcctgaagaggagcagcagctgatgAAGAGCGCCGAGACCCTGTGGGGGGTGCAGAAGGAGCTGACTCTGTGA